One segment of Desulfosudis oleivorans Hxd3 DNA contains the following:
- a CDS encoding precorrin-2 dehydrogenase/sirohydrochlorin ferrochelatase family protein, with translation MNYYPVCLKIEGKNCLVVGGGGVAGRKVKTLLACGAKVTVVTLAANDAILRLADEGVITLFLRAYEPSDLEGMFLVIGATSDTELNFRISEDADRKNMLCNIADVPDACNFILPAVVQQGDLQISVSTSGKSPAFAKHLRKEMERQFGAEYAVFLSLMGAIRKELLAQEHAPEAHKGLFEELIAAGLLNMIREKRDKDIDTLLGKTLGPEFSLKDLGVEI, from the coding sequence ATGAATTACTATCCGGTATGCCTGAAAATAGAGGGCAAAAACTGCCTGGTGGTGGGCGGCGGCGGCGTGGCGGGCCGCAAGGTGAAAACCCTGCTGGCTTGCGGAGCAAAGGTCACAGTGGTGACCCTAGCCGCCAATGACGCCATTTTGCGGCTGGCGGACGAAGGCGTGATTACCCTTTTCCTGCGAGCCTATGAACCGTCCGATCTGGAGGGCATGTTTCTAGTAATCGGCGCCACCAGCGACACGGAACTGAACTTCCGGATCAGCGAGGACGCCGACAGAAAAAACATGCTGTGTAACATCGCTGATGTGCCGGATGCCTGCAATTTTATTCTGCCGGCCGTGGTGCAGCAGGGGGACCTGCAGATCTCGGTTTCCACCTCCGGCAAAAGCCCGGCCTTTGCCAAGCACCTGCGAAAAGAGATGGAGCGGCAGTTCGGCGCCGAGTATGCCGTGTTTCTTTCCCTGATGGGGGCCATTCGAAAAGAGCTGCTGGCCCAGGAACACGCGCCCGAGGCACACAAAGGGCTGTTTGAGGAGCTGATCGCGGCCGGGCTGCTGAACATGATCCGGGAAAAAAGGGATAAGGATATTGACACCCTTTTAGGCAAAACCCTTGGCCCTGAATTTTCCTTAAAGGACTTGGGTGTTGAAATATAA
- the ccsB gene encoding c-type cytochrome biogenesis protein CcsB → MMISLAATTAVLLYTLSTAAYFVFLFSQKDSIYRYGFGLLLAGFLAHGLALVLQIIVLGHLPAFTLSQSLSLAAWSLAGLFVLFQWRLNLNFFGIYVAPLVLITLLAALLLPERSTPPIDDIHTWANNAWLIVHIVTVFVGDAAFALACGAGIFYLIQERAIKQKKRGFFYRRLPSLDRLDSAGYACLVVGFTLLTIGLITGVVYAGLVWGVFWRWDPKEVWSGITWLVYAALLHERLVAGWRGRRAAIMAIIGFCVVVFTFLGVNFLLEGHHGVFTKI, encoded by the coding sequence ATGATGATTTCTCTTGCCGCCACAACGGCTGTCCTGCTTTACACCCTGAGCACGGCCGCCTATTTTGTGTTTCTCTTTTCCCAGAAAGACAGCATCTACCGCTACGGATTCGGCCTGCTGCTGGCCGGTTTTCTGGCGCACGGCCTGGCCCTGGTGCTTCAGATTATTGTTCTGGGGCACCTGCCGGCCTTTACCCTCTCCCAGTCCCTCTCTCTGGCGGCCTGGTCCCTGGCCGGGCTGTTCGTGCTGTTTCAGTGGCGGCTGAACCTTAATTTTTTCGGCATCTATGTGGCGCCCCTGGTACTGATCACCCTGCTGGCGGCCCTGCTGCTGCCGGAGCGATCCACCCCGCCCATTGACGATATTCACACCTGGGCCAACAATGCATGGCTGATCGTTCACATCGTTACGGTGTTTGTGGGGGACGCGGCCTTTGCCCTTGCCTGCGGGGCCGGCATCTTCTACCTGATCCAGGAGCGGGCCATCAAACAGAAAAAACGGGGCTTTTTTTACCGGCGGCTTCCCTCCCTGGACCGCCTGGATTCAGCCGGATACGCCTGCCTGGTGGTGGGGTTCACCCTGCTCACCATCGGCCTGATCACCGGTGTGGTATATGCCGGCCTGGTGTGGGGCGTTTTCTGGCGGTGGGATCCCAAAGAGGTGTGGTCCGGCATCACCTGGCTGGTTTACGCGGCCCTGCTTCACGAACGGCTGGTGGCGGGATGGCGGGGCCGCCGGGCCGCCATCATGGCCATTATCGGGTTCTGCGTGGTGGTGTTCACCTTTCTCGGGGTTAATTTTCTGCTGGAGGGCCACCACGGCGTTTTTACGAAAATATGA
- the hemA gene encoding glutamyl-tRNA reductase, giving the protein MNDITNRHSAYKAVSPNTILLTGINHQTAPVEVREKVSFSPQEVPEALDALVAEPAILELILISTCNRTELLLTTNDPAAARKSATDCLARRKGLSPEQLAPYLYLHAADAAVRHIFRVASGLDSMIMGEPQIFGQVKEAYRLAVERKTSGVILNRLIHKTFLVAKRVRSETGIGDSAVSVSYAAVELAKKIFGVLEDKSVLLIGAGEMAELAVEHFAGHRVKTIFVANRTFERAVELARRYQGRAVSFPEIPDMLGTVDIVVSSTGAPDFVVTKDQVRQVMRGRRNNPIFFIDIAVPRDIDPAVNRVENAYVYDIDDLQAVIDENISQRRHEAIRAERIVDEAVITFRTWYESLDVVPTIVALRDKLSEMAHGEARKTLASTLKHLPPEEQDTIHKMTEAIVNKLLHDPTTFLKQVEEKKDKARYLDIVRRLFKIES; this is encoded by the coding sequence ATGAACGACATCACAAACCGCCACTCGGCTTATAAAGCCGTTTCTCCCAACACTATTCTGCTGACCGGTATCAACCATCAGACCGCGCCGGTGGAGGTGCGGGAAAAGGTCTCGTTTTCACCCCAGGAGGTGCCCGAAGCCCTGGACGCCCTGGTTGCCGAGCCCGCCATCCTGGAGCTGATCCTGATCTCCACCTGCAACCGCACCGAGCTGCTTCTTACCACCAACGATCCGGCCGCGGCCCGAAAGTCCGCCACCGATTGCCTGGCCCGGCGCAAGGGCCTGTCGCCGGAGCAGCTGGCGCCCTACCTTTACCTGCACGCGGCCGACGCGGCGGTGCGCCACATCTTTCGCGTGGCGTCCGGGCTGGACTCCATGATCATGGGCGAACCCCAGATTTTCGGCCAGGTCAAGGAGGCCTATCGCCTGGCCGTGGAGCGCAAAACCTCGGGCGTGATTTTAAACCGATTGATTCACAAAACCTTTCTGGTGGCCAAGCGGGTCAGAAGCGAAACCGGCATCGGCGACAGCGCGGTGTCGGTAAGCTATGCCGCCGTTGAACTGGCCAAAAAGATATTCGGCGTTCTTGAGGACAAAAGCGTGCTGCTGATCGGCGCCGGTGAGATGGCCGAGCTGGCGGTGGAGCATTTTGCCGGCCACCGGGTGAAAACCATTTTCGTGGCCAACCGGACCTTTGAGCGGGCCGTGGAACTGGCCCGGCGCTACCAGGGCCGGGCCGTGAGCTTTCCCGAAATTCCGGATATGCTGGGCACCGTGGACATCGTGGTCAGCTCCACCGGGGCTCCGGACTTTGTGGTGACAAAAGACCAGGTCCGCCAGGTGATGCGGGGCCGGCGCAACAACCCGATCTTTTTTATCGACATTGCCGTTCCCCGGGACATCGACCCGGCCGTCAACCGGGTGGAAAACGCCTATGTTTACGATATTGACGACCTGCAGGCGGTGATCGACGAAAACATCAGCCAGCGCCGCCACGAGGCGATCCGGGCCGAGCGGATTGTGGATGAGGCGGTGATCACCTTTCGCACCTGGTACGAAAGCCTGGACGTGGTGCCCACCATCGTGGCCCTGCGGGACAAGCTCTCCGAGATGGCCCATGGCGAGGCCAGAAAAACCCTGGCCTCCACCTTAAAGCACCTGCCGCCGGAAGAGCAGGACACCATCCACAAAATGACCGAGGCCATTGTCAACAAGCTGCTTCACGACCCCACCACCTTTTTAAAACAGGTTGAAGAAAAAAAAGACAAAGCCCGGTATCTCGACATTGTTCGCCGCCTGTTCAAAATCGAATCCTGA
- a CDS encoding sigma-54 interaction domain-containing protein, protein MLIRLVLAIKNRNLQTYMDKQFQQFDDVQVETCGDAKNPWQRVIRSCGDILVVSASFMPAQIESSIAMLNELPETPTTVVLHNSDSSEEHAQLVGAGADVVLYDGISRKSLIEAIESTLESRRQLIQKTRLTARGQASPKLGDFISQSQSMQLLMEDVWKVIPSNAPLLVLGETGVGKEHLARAIHSESPRSAGPFTAVNAAALQEQLLESELFGHEEGAFTGAIRSRRGAFEMAHGGTIFLDEIGEMPLHLQAKLLRVLQDYEIRPVGSERSTWVDIRVIAATNQDLALAVEKQTFRKDLFYRLGVITLTIPPLSDRKEDIPGMVHRFIEHYQLKIGKEIRGVTEAAMAALCQYEWPGNVRELMNVIERAILLCPQEIIGIEDLPYIFNSPAALSKDAMTQGALDPAAWKGKTLPQVRQEVMDRVEQAYLQMVLRETRGRVGEAARMAGIHTRALYNKMQRLGIDKNRFKAAGKEEAKLL, encoded by the coding sequence ATGCTCATTCGTCTGGTGCTGGCCATCAAGAACCGTAACCTTCAGACCTACATGGACAAGCAGTTTCAGCAGTTTGATGACGTTCAGGTGGAAACCTGCGGGGACGCGAAAAATCCCTGGCAGCGGGTGATCCGCAGCTGCGGCGACATCCTCGTGGTCAGCGCCTCCTTTATGCCGGCCCAGATCGAATCCAGCATTGCCATGCTGAACGAACTGCCCGAAACCCCCACCACGGTGGTCCTGCACAACAGCGATTCTTCCGAGGAGCATGCCCAGTTGGTGGGGGCCGGCGCCGACGTGGTGCTGTATGACGGCATCTCCCGAAAAAGCCTGATCGAGGCCATTGAGTCCACGTTAGAGTCCCGGCGCCAGCTGATTCAGAAGACCCGTCTCACGGCCCGGGGCCAGGCTTCGCCCAAGCTGGGGGATTTTATCTCCCAGAGCCAGAGCATGCAGTTGCTGATGGAGGACGTGTGGAAGGTGATTCCCAGCAATGCCCCGCTTCTGGTCCTGGGTGAGACCGGGGTGGGAAAGGAGCACCTGGCCCGGGCCATTCACTCGGAAAGCCCCCGGTCGGCCGGGCCCTTTACCGCGGTGAACGCGGCGGCCCTTCAGGAGCAGTTGCTGGAAAGCGAACTGTTCGGTCACGAAGAGGGGGCTTTTACCGGCGCCATCCGGTCCCGGCGGGGAGCCTTTGAAATGGCCCACGGCGGCACCATTTTTTTAGATGAAATCGGCGAAATGCCGCTCCATCTTCAGGCCAAGCTGCTGCGGGTTTTGCAGGACTACGAGATTCGGCCCGTGGGCAGCGAACGTTCCACCTGGGTGGACATTCGGGTGATCGCCGCCACCAACCAGGACCTGGCCCTGGCAGTGGAAAAGCAGACCTTTCGAAAAGACCTGTTTTACCGGCTGGGCGTGATCACCCTGACCATTCCGCCGCTGTCGGACCGCAAGGAGGACATTCCCGGCATGGTCCACCGGTTTATCGAACACTACCAACTCAAGATCGGCAAGGAGATTCGGGGGGTCACCGAGGCGGCCATGGCGGCCCTGTGCCAGTACGAGTGGCCGGGCAACGTGCGGGAGCTGATGAACGTGATTGAGCGGGCCATTCTGCTCTGCCCGCAGGAGATCATAGGCATTGAGGACCTGCCCTACATTTTTAATTCCCCGGCGGCCCTTTCAAAGGACGCCATGACCCAGGGGGCTCTGGATCCGGCCGCGTGGAAGGGCAAGACCCTGCCCCAGGTGCGCCAGGAGGTGATGGATCGGGTGGAGCAGGCCTACCTTCAGATGGTGTTAAGGGAGACCCGGGGCCGGGTGGGCGAGGCGGCCAGAATGGCGGGCATTCATACCCGGGCCCTGTATAACAAGATGCAGCGCCTGGGTATTGACAAAAACCGGTTCAAGGCGGCCGGAAAAGAAGAGGCAAAACTTCTGTAA
- the speD gene encoding S-adenosylmethionine decarboxylase has translation MSALALKRQEAFEPVASSPKAFETQQVWGIASAIDIYNCNPDTIRDADAIRRFVVELCDLIEMRRFGETQVVHFGEDERVAGYSMVQLIETSLISGHFANLTNAVYLDVFSCKAYDPETVRRFAQNYFGGTHSAINVTMRH, from the coding sequence ATGAGCGCACTGGCACTGAAACGGCAGGAGGCTTTTGAACCCGTCGCGTCATCCCCCAAAGCCTTCGAAACCCAGCAGGTATGGGGCATTGCTTCGGCCATTGATATCTACAACTGCAATCCGGACACCATTCGGGACGCTGACGCCATTCGCCGGTTCGTGGTGGAGCTGTGCGACCTGATCGAGATGCGGCGGTTCGGCGAAACCCAGGTGGTCCACTTTGGTGAAGACGAGCGCGTGGCCGGCTACTCCATGGTGCAGCTGATCGAGACCTCCCTGATTTCGGGCCATTTTGCCAACCTGACCAATGCCGTGTACCTGGACGTGTTCAGCTGCAAGGCCTATGACCCGGAAACGGTCCGACGCTTTGCCCAGAACTACTTCGGCGGTACTCACAGCGCGATCAATGTCACCATGCGCCACTGA
- a CDS encoding GNAT family N-acetyltransferase: protein MNGVRVVSDPEACRDVWERLWPQQCVFDLWPVRACFARHFDRPSFFITGEAAEFRRPFLLALSWIEEEGYFGHFPGETWQGKTWIEQNKIIGWESFPVESVINAVDGKIKIRYLDADFLPSWNSPPRVDETGYLFYPPAHDFSFERYRQCFPGKSRKKLDQEMARIEALGVSFHHDDPADIGPMMEMNLSAFGPMSYFYDPRFFAAFVDMIDFFQKRGMLRITSVKIGGRLAAVDVGAVWNNTYTVMAGGTDPEFTGVAKLINFHHIKWACEKRLASVDFLCGDFSWKSRFRLTERPLYQLCLPDTADEPS from the coding sequence ATGAACGGAGTGCGTGTCGTTTCTGATCCTGAGGCCTGCCGGGATGTGTGGGAGCGCCTCTGGCCGCAGCAGTGCGTTTTTGACCTCTGGCCGGTGCGGGCCTGTTTTGCCCGGCACTTTGACCGGCCCTCTTTTTTTATCACCGGGGAGGCGGCGGAGTTCCGCCGCCCTTTTCTTCTGGCCCTCTCCTGGATTGAGGAGGAGGGCTATTTCGGCCATTTTCCCGGCGAGACCTGGCAGGGCAAAACCTGGATCGAGCAGAACAAAATCATCGGGTGGGAATCTTTTCCCGTTGAATCCGTGATAAACGCCGTGGACGGCAAAATTAAAATCCGGTATCTTGATGCCGATTTTCTGCCGTCATGGAACTCACCACCCCGTGTGGATGAAACCGGCTACCTTTTTTATCCGCCGGCCCATGATTTTTCCTTTGAGCGCTACCGGCAGTGCTTTCCCGGAAAGTCGAGAAAAAAACTGGACCAGGAGATGGCCCGGATTGAGGCCCTGGGGGTCTCTTTTCACCACGACGACCCGGCCGACATCGGCCCCATGATGGAAATGAATCTTTCCGCCTTTGGCCCAATGTCCTATTTTTACGACCCCCGGTTTTTTGCCGCCTTTGTCGACATGATCGACTTTTTTCAAAAACGGGGCATGCTGCGCATCACGTCGGTTAAAATCGGGGGCCGGCTGGCGGCCGTGGATGTCGGGGCCGTGTGGAACAACACCTACACGGTCATGGCCGGCGGCACGGACCCGGAGTTTACCGGCGTGGCCAAGCTGATCAATTTTCATCACATAAAATGGGCCTGCGAAAAGCGACTGGCATCGGTGGATTTTCTCTGCGGCGACTTTTCCTGGAAATCGCGGTTCCGCCTGACCGAACGGCCCCTTTACCAGCTTTGCCTGCCGGACACGGCCGACGAGCCGTCGTAA
- a CDS encoding ATP-grasp domain-containing protein codes for MNIEKFHEIFGAIVSTDTRVLVVGTTSDYVDWIRRAAPGRALFLTDPVLRQKAKEPAPGPDEEVCGDLERPERLLEALSAHTRQRGLAIDGVACFDCESLPVAAFLAQQLGLDFVSPAAVAACRDKYASKRLWWEKGVLCPAFAPVFSKADAVAFFEAHGTCVIKPVSGAGSELVFCCDTKEACGHAFGLVKEGLLRRAHTRLYHTPDNSAAIVAETWLTGPEFSCDFLVDGGRAVIVRLTKKIVAPDIAFGTAMAYVLINRLPGLENHALARHLAAGAGALGIDRALCMADFVLENGRPAFLEITPRPGGDCLPDLVRHGLGIDTLLLDLDLAQHRPLPKAFGPPVAPMAGLRFHARQAGVLTTIDWSRVAAAPGVREVTGLQQPGHTIVLPPDDYDSFLLGSAIFALKNPADPAEECQALLTRLIVEIAP; via the coding sequence ATGAACATCGAAAAATTTCATGAAATATTCGGGGCAATTGTGTCAACCGACACCCGTGTACTGGTGGTGGGCACCACCTCCGACTATGTCGACTGGATTCGACGCGCAGCGCCCGGCCGGGCGCTGTTTTTGACCGACCCGGTGCTTCGGCAAAAGGCAAAAGAGCCGGCACCCGGTCCGGACGAGGAGGTGTGCGGCGACCTGGAGCGGCCGGAGCGTCTCCTTGAAGCCCTGTCGGCCCACACCCGGCAGCGGGGCCTTGCCATTGACGGCGTGGCCTGCTTTGACTGCGAGTCCCTGCCGGTTGCCGCTTTTCTTGCGCAACAGCTTGGCCTTGACTTTGTGTCGCCCGCGGCAGTGGCCGCCTGCCGGGACAAGTACGCATCCAAACGACTGTGGTGGGAAAAGGGTGTTTTGTGCCCTGCTTTTGCCCCGGTTTTTTCCAAAGCCGACGCCGTCGCCTTTTTTGAGGCCCACGGAACCTGCGTGATCAAGCCGGTATCCGGCGCGGGCAGCGAACTGGTGTTCTGCTGCGACACGAAAGAAGCCTGCGGCCATGCCTTTGGTCTTGTCAAAGAGGGCCTGTTGCGCCGGGCCCACACCCGCCTCTATCACACCCCCGATAACAGCGCGGCGATTGTTGCCGAAACATGGCTTACCGGCCCGGAGTTCAGCTGCGACTTTCTGGTCGATGGGGGCCGGGCCGTGATCGTGCGGCTGACAAAAAAAATTGTCGCGCCTGATATCGCTTTCGGCACCGCCATGGCTTATGTGCTGATCAACCGGCTGCCGGGGCTTGAAAATCATGCGCTGGCCCGGCACCTGGCCGCCGGGGCCGGGGCACTGGGCATTGACCGGGCCCTGTGCATGGCCGATTTTGTGCTTGAAAACGGCCGGCCGGCCTTTCTGGAGATCACCCCCCGGCCCGGCGGCGACTGCCTGCCGGACCTGGTCCGCCATGGCCTGGGCATTGACACCCTCTTGCTGGACCTGGACCTGGCTCAGCACCGGCCCCTGCCGAAAGCGTTCGGCCCGCCCGTTGCCCCCATGGCCGGGCTTCGGTTTCACGCGCGTCAGGCCGGGGTGTTGACAACCATCGACTGGTCCCGGGTTGCCGCCGCTCCCGGGGTCCGGGAGGTGACGGGCCTGCAACAGCCCGGCCATACCATTGTGCTGCCGCCGGACGATTATGATTCATTTCTGCTGGGAAGCGCCATCTTTGCCCTTAAAAATCCGGCTGACCCGGCCGAAGAATGCCAGGCCCTGTTAACCCGCCTGATCGTGGAGATTGCCCCATGA
- a CDS encoding diaminopimelate decarboxylase family protein: MTTHPDVDASLLLPPDELAAFVQPYLDRRQAYLDLAATHGSPLYVLEPDVLVRQAQAFQGAFSAKLPDPGFFFAVKSNNCPEVSKTLVSCGFGLDVSSGEELAMALDTEATTIVFSGPGKTTEELALAVANRGRVTVLIDSFGEMERLEAVAATAQTTVLAGVRLTTAADGLWRKFGILPERLADFYETSKTCGHVNLAGLQFHTSWNLDPKAHVAFIERLGAVLARMPITFIRQLAFIDIGGGFWPEQGEWLHHPEGTPADPKTSFSHVRPHFRLPARPITDFAGAIGEAVRRHIFPVADVRICMEPGRWVCHPAMQLLMRVIDRKADDLVVTDAGTNAIGWERFETDYFPVLNLSRPDTREQPCLILGSLCTPHDVWGFGYFGKNIAEGDILLIPAQGAYTYSLRQNFIKPLPRLVIL, translated from the coding sequence ATGACCACACACCCTGACGTCGACGCCTCTCTGCTGCTGCCGCCCGACGAACTGGCCGCCTTTGTACAGCCCTATCTGGACCGGCGCCAGGCGTATCTGGACCTTGCCGCTACCCACGGCTCGCCCCTGTATGTGCTGGAACCGGACGTGCTGGTCCGGCAGGCACAGGCCTTTCAGGGCGCCTTTTCCGCGAAGCTGCCCGACCCCGGTTTTTTTTTCGCCGTTAAAAGCAACAACTGCCCGGAGGTGTCAAAAACACTGGTTTCCTGCGGTTTTGGCCTGGATGTGTCCAGCGGCGAGGAACTGGCCATGGCGCTGGACACCGAGGCAACGACCATCGTTTTCAGCGGCCCGGGAAAAACCACTGAAGAACTGGCCCTGGCCGTTGCAAACAGGGGCCGGGTCACGGTGCTGATCGACAGCTTCGGCGAGATGGAGCGGCTGGAGGCGGTGGCCGCTACCGCGCAAACAACCGTTTTGGCCGGAGTGCGGCTGACCACCGCGGCCGACGGGCTGTGGCGCAAGTTCGGCATTCTGCCCGAACGCCTGGCCGATTTTTATGAGACCTCAAAAACATGCGGTCATGTCAACCTGGCGGGATTGCAGTTTCACACCAGCTGGAACCTGGACCCCAAGGCTCACGTGGCCTTTATTGAGCGCCTGGGCGCGGTGCTGGCCCGCATGCCGATAACCTTTATCCGGCAACTGGCGTTTATCGACATCGGCGGCGGCTTCTGGCCGGAGCAAGGCGAATGGCTTCACCACCCGGAGGGTACACCCGCGGACCCAAAAACATCATTTTCCCATGTGCGGCCCCACTTTCGCCTTCCGGCCCGGCCCATCACCGATTTTGCCGGGGCCATCGGCGAGGCGGTGCGCCGTCATATTTTTCCCGTGGCCGATGTCCGCATCTGCATGGAGCCGGGCCGGTGGGTCTGCCATCCGGCCATGCAGCTTCTGATGCGGGTGATCGACAGAAAGGCCGACGACCTTGTGGTGACCGACGCCGGCACCAATGCCATCGGGTGGGAGCGGTTTGAAACCGACTATTTCCCGGTCTTAAACCTCTCCCGGCCGGACACACGCGAACAGCCCTGCCTTATTCTGGGTTCCCTGTGCACCCCCCATGACGTGTGGGGATTTGGCTACTTCGGCAAGAATATCGCAGAAGGCGACATCCTGCTGATTCCGGCCCAGGGAGCCTACACCTACAGCCTGCGCCAGAACTTTATCAAGCCCCTGCCCCGCCTTGTAATCCTGTGA
- the yedE gene encoding YedE family putative selenium transporter: MQQKNWLATRWGVIGVGAVIGVLAPLLQKLGNPGNMGICVACFERDISGSLGLHRAAVVQYMRPEIIGFVLGSLVAAYLFKEFRPRSGSAPFVRFVLGVFAMIGALVFLGCPWRAVLRLAGGDGNAILGLLGLTFGIWIGTRFLKGGYNLGRSYKTHSSAGWMLPLVMLGFFALMLIFPQVSGQAQSGVLFYSVKGPGAAHAPLVISLVIGLGVGFLAQRSRFCTMGAIRDTVLFGQTHLLGGFIALLVVAFGVNLVLGQFKMGFAGQPVAHTLHVWNFLGMALAGLAFALAGGCPGRQLFLAGEGDGDAAVFVMGMIVGAAFAHNFGLASSPAGLGPHGVAAVVVGFFVCLFIGFTMRKRIA; the protein is encoded by the coding sequence ATGCAACAGAAAAACTGGTTGGCCACCCGCTGGGGGGTCATCGGCGTTGGCGCTGTTATCGGCGTACTGGCGCCGCTGCTTCAGAAACTGGGAAACCCCGGAAACATGGGGATCTGCGTGGCCTGCTTTGAGCGCGACATATCCGGCAGCCTGGGCCTTCACCGGGCTGCCGTGGTCCAGTACATGCGGCCGGAAATCATCGGATTTGTGCTGGGATCACTGGTGGCGGCGTACCTGTTTAAGGAGTTCCGGCCCCGGTCCGGGTCGGCCCCGTTTGTACGGTTCGTGCTGGGCGTGTTTGCCATGATCGGGGCACTGGTGTTTCTGGGCTGCCCGTGGCGGGCCGTGCTGCGGCTGGCCGGCGGCGACGGCAACGCCATTTTGGGCCTGCTGGGCCTGACCTTCGGCATCTGGATCGGCACCCGGTTTCTCAAAGGCGGCTACAACCTGGGCCGGTCTTACAAGACCCACTCCTCCGCGGGATGGATGCTGCCCCTGGTGATGCTGGGGTTTTTCGCCCTGATGCTGATCTTTCCCCAGGTTTCCGGCCAGGCCCAGAGCGGGGTCCTGTTTTACAGCGTCAAAGGCCCGGGCGCTGCCCACGCGCCCCTGGTCATATCCCTGGTCATCGGCCTGGGCGTGGGGTTTCTGGCCCAGCGAAGCCGGTTCTGCACCATGGGCGCCATTCGGGACACGGTTCTTTTCGGCCAGACCCACCTTTTGGGCGGCTTTATCGCCCTGCTGGTGGTGGCCTTTGGCGTCAACCTGGTGCTGGGACAGTTCAAGATGGGGTTTGCCGGTCAGCCCGTGGCCCACACTCTGCATGTCTGGAACTTTCTGGGCATGGCCCTGGCCGGCCTTGCCTTTGCCCTGGCCGGCGGATGCCCGGGCCGCCAGCTTTTTCTGGCCGGTGAAGGAGACGGCGATGCCGCGGTCTTTGTGATGGGCATGATCGTGGGCGCCGCCTTTGCCCACAACTTCGGCCTGGCCAGCTCCCCCGCCGGGCTTGGCCCCCACGGCGTTGCCGCGGTGGTTGTGGGGTTTTTCGTCTGCCTGTTTATCGGGTTTACCATGAGAAAAAGAATTGCATAA
- a CDS encoding sulfurtransferase TusA family protein, whose protein sequence is MAATVDARGLSCPQPVILTLEEIKNGAENQIVVLVDTDTSKENVSRAATSQGCTVVDVTPDGEGYRLTIQKAS, encoded by the coding sequence ATGGCTGCAACCGTTGACGCAAGAGGACTCTCCTGCCCTCAGCCGGTAATCCTGACGCTGGAGGAAATCAAAAACGGGGCTGAAAACCAGATCGTGGTGCTGGTGGACACCGACACCTCCAAGGAAAATGTATCCCGGGCCGCGACCAGCCAGGGCTGCACGGTGGTGGACGTGACACCGGACGGGGAGGGGTACCGGCTTACCATCCAAAAGGCTTCGTGA
- a CDS encoding DUF3343 domain-containing protein, whose amino-acid sequence MSAKKAATSGADRGILVFEHTGDVIRAEKILKKAGRPVQVMGPPPEIRTGCDLVIEFPLIEELDILRDLEAAGITPLSVVPVTAPLLEPVSLFQTTDYGDYLMVRAANMKITIEKKSRTIVNISGGGCPDVPFLADRMVGTPLDAAPRPRDLGSTLCGYALDLAYEEIHRQC is encoded by the coding sequence ATGTCCGCCAAAAAGGCGGCCACTTCCGGGGCGGACCGGGGCATTCTGGTGTTTGAACACACCGGGGACGTGATACGGGCTGAAAAAATCCTAAAAAAAGCAGGCCGGCCGGTGCAGGTCATGGGGCCGCCCCCGGAAATCCGCACCGGCTGCGACCTTGTCATCGAATTTCCGCTTATCGAAGAGCTGGACATCCTTCGGGACCTTGAAGCAGCCGGCATCACGCCCCTGTCCGTGGTGCCGGTAACCGCGCCCCTGCTGGAACCGGTCAGCCTTTTTCAAACCACCGACTATGGCGACTACCTCATGGTTCGGGCCGCCAACATGAAGATCACCATTGAGAAAAAAAGCCGGACCATTGTCAATATCTCCGGCGGCGGTTGCCCGGATGTGCCGTTTCTGGCCGACCGAATGGTGGGCACCCCCCTGGACGCGGCCCCCCGGCCCCGGGACCTGGGCAGCACCCTGTGCGGATATGCCCTGGACCTGGCTTATGAGGAGATCCACCGTCAATGTTAG